One window from the genome of Rhodococcus sp. ABRD24 encodes:
- a CDS encoding sulfate ABC transporter substrate-binding protein — protein MKQPRSRLFVTALATIGAVALTACSGGSSDVAGGADTSADGSGGTINLFAYAVPKPGFDKVTAAFAETEEGAGVRFDPSYGPSGDQSRKVKDGAQADFVNFSVEPDITRLVDAGLVDETWNQDAYDGIPFGSVVTIVVREGNPKGIKDWDDLLAPGIEVVTPNPFSSGSAKWNLLAPYAAKSDGGKNPQAGLDYLDKLVGEHVKVQPKSGREATEAFLQGTGDVLLSYENEALFTERNGDPVEHVTPPATFKIENPVAVISNSPNAAKATAFRDYLYTPEAQRLWAEAGFRPVDPAVAKEFAADFPQPQTLWTIADLGGWTVVDQELFKQGSGSIAAIYDNATK, from the coding sequence ATGAAGCAACCTCGTTCCCGCCTGTTTGTGACAGCACTCGCCACCATTGGTGCGGTAGCCCTGACTGCGTGCAGCGGCGGTTCGAGCGATGTCGCGGGTGGCGCGGACACCAGTGCGGACGGTAGCGGTGGAACGATCAACCTGTTCGCCTACGCGGTTCCGAAGCCTGGATTCGACAAGGTCACCGCGGCGTTCGCCGAGACGGAGGAAGGCGCGGGCGTACGCTTCGATCCGTCCTACGGCCCCTCGGGAGATCAGTCGCGCAAGGTGAAGGACGGCGCGCAGGCCGACTTCGTGAACTTCTCGGTCGAGCCCGACATCACCCGTCTGGTCGATGCGGGGCTGGTCGACGAGACCTGGAATCAGGACGCCTACGACGGAATCCCGTTCGGCTCGGTCGTGACCATCGTTGTGCGCGAGGGCAACCCGAAGGGGATCAAGGACTGGGACGACCTGCTCGCGCCCGGCATCGAGGTCGTCACCCCCAACCCGTTCAGCTCCGGTTCGGCGAAGTGGAACCTGTTGGCGCCCTATGCCGCCAAGAGCGACGGCGGCAAGAACCCACAGGCCGGCCTCGATTACCTCGACAAACTCGTCGGCGAGCACGTCAAGGTGCAGCCGAAGTCCGGCCGTGAGGCCACCGAGGCGTTCCTTCAGGGCACCGGCGACGTGCTCCTGAGCTACGAGAACGAGGCGCTGTTCACCGAGCGCAACGGCGATCCGGTGGAGCACGTCACCCCGCCGGCCACGTTCAAGATCGAGAACCCGGTCGCGGTGATCTCGAACAGCCCCAACGCCGCCAAGGCCACCGCCTTCCGTGACTACCTCTACACACCAGAGGCCCAGAGGCTGTGGGCAGAGGCCGGCTTCCGGCCCGTCGACCCGGCCGTCGCGAAGGAATTCGCCGCGGACTTCCCCCAGCCGCAGACGCTGTGGACAATCGCGGACCTGGGCGGCTGGACCGTCGTCGACCAGGAACTGTTCAAGCAGGGCAGTGGCAGCATCGCCGCGATCTACGACAACGCGACGAAGTAG
- a CDS encoding Ms4533A family Cys-rich leader peptide, with amino-acid sequence MSVVTVHRVRHELALIAVGRLAVADIYCC; translated from the coding sequence GTGTCTGTAGTCACCGTGCACCGGGTCCGCCATGAATTGGCGTTGATTGCTGTCGGTCGGCTCGCAGTCGCCGACATCTACTGTTGTTGA
- a CDS encoding glycoside hydrolase family 15 protein yields the protein MGDSDEVAPEYRRVFPPIDDYAFLSDCESNCLVARNGSVEWMCIPRPDSPSVFGAILDRSAGHFRIGPYGQNVPAARRYLPGGLILETTWQTQTGWLIVRDALVMGRWHANEQRSPTRRRTPSDWDAEHILLRTVKCVSGTVEVEMSCEPAFDYHRVPAHWEYTGKVYEEATATCRTATPGEHPTLRLTSNLRLGLEGREARARTRMVEGDNAFVALSWSDLPAPQTFAEAADRMWQTTECWRQWVTIGHFPDHPWRGHLQRSALTLKGLTYAPTGALLAAPTTSLPETPGGARNWDYRYAWVRDSTFALWGLYTLGLDREANDFFSFIFDSAQSDDGHPTPLQVMYGVGGEHTLEETELNHLSGYDGARPVRIGNGAYSQNQHDIWGTMLDSVYLHVRSRDQVPETLWPLLKRQVEEVVKHWRQPDRGIWEVRGEPQHFTSSKIMCWVALDRGSRLAALHGEKSYATQWAEIADDVKADVLAHGVDSRGVFTQRYGHPSLDASLLLAPLLRFLPADDPRIRATVLAIADELTEDGLVLRYKVESTDDGISGKEGTFTICSFWLVSALVEIGELPRAKQLCDRLLGFASPLDLYAEEIDPKTGRHLGNFPQAFTHLALINAVVHVIRAEEAGDTGTFQPAHGPA from the coding sequence CTGGGCGATTCCGACGAGGTGGCGCCGGAATACCGCAGGGTCTTTCCCCCGATCGACGACTATGCGTTCCTGTCCGATTGCGAGTCGAACTGTCTGGTGGCGCGGAACGGGTCGGTCGAATGGATGTGCATCCCTCGCCCCGACTCCCCCAGCGTGTTCGGCGCAATCCTCGATCGCAGTGCCGGGCACTTCCGGATCGGGCCCTACGGGCAGAACGTGCCGGCCGCACGCCGATATCTGCCCGGCGGTCTGATCCTCGAAACCACGTGGCAGACACAGACCGGCTGGCTGATCGTGCGCGACGCCCTCGTGATGGGTAGGTGGCACGCGAACGAGCAACGTTCCCCCACTCGTCGCCGGACACCGTCGGACTGGGACGCCGAGCACATCCTGCTGCGCACCGTGAAGTGTGTGAGCGGCACGGTCGAGGTGGAGATGAGTTGCGAGCCCGCCTTCGACTACCACCGAGTCCCTGCTCACTGGGAGTACACGGGCAAGGTGTACGAGGAAGCAACCGCGACGTGCCGGACCGCGACGCCGGGCGAGCACCCCACCCTGCGGCTCACCTCGAACCTGCGCCTGGGGCTCGAGGGCCGTGAGGCCCGCGCACGCACCCGCATGGTGGAGGGCGACAACGCGTTCGTAGCACTGTCGTGGTCGGACCTGCCGGCACCGCAGACGTTCGCCGAGGCCGCCGACCGGATGTGGCAGACCACCGAGTGCTGGCGCCAGTGGGTGACGATCGGACACTTCCCGGACCATCCGTGGCGCGGACACCTGCAGCGCAGTGCCCTCACCCTCAAGGGTCTGACGTACGCGCCAACCGGGGCTCTGCTCGCCGCCCCCACCACTTCGCTCCCGGAAACACCTGGCGGCGCCCGCAACTGGGATTACCGCTACGCGTGGGTCCGCGACTCGACGTTCGCCCTGTGGGGCCTGTACACGCTGGGACTGGACCGTGAAGCCAACGACTTCTTCTCGTTCATCTTCGACTCGGCCCAGTCCGACGACGGCCACCCGACGCCACTGCAGGTGATGTACGGGGTCGGCGGCGAGCACACGCTCGAAGAGACGGAACTGAACCACCTGTCGGGCTACGACGGTGCGCGTCCCGTGCGGATCGGCAACGGCGCCTACAGCCAGAACCAGCACGACATCTGGGGCACGATGCTCGACTCGGTGTACCTGCACGTGCGGTCCCGGGACCAGGTGCCGGAAACACTGTGGCCGTTGCTCAAGCGGCAGGTCGAGGAGGTCGTCAAGCACTGGCGCCAACCCGACCGCGGGATCTGGGAGGTACGCGGGGAACCGCAGCACTTCACGTCGTCGAAGATCATGTGCTGGGTGGCGCTCGACCGCGGTTCCCGGCTCGCGGCCCTGCACGGCGAGAAGAGTTATGCGACGCAATGGGCCGAGATCGCCGACGACGTCAAGGCCGATGTCCTGGCGCACGGTGTCGACTCGCGTGGTGTTTTCACACAGCGTTACGGGCACCCATCGCTCGACGCCTCGCTGCTGCTGGCACCGCTGCTGCGATTCCTGCCCGCCGACGATCCGCGAATCCGCGCGACCGTCCTGGCGATCGCGGACGAGCTCACCGAGGACGGACTCGTGCTCCGCTACAAGGTGGAATCGACCGACGACGGGATCTCGGGCAAGGAGGGCACGTTCACGATCTGCTCGTTCTGGCTGGTCTCGGCGCTCGTCGAGATCGGCGAACTGCCACGGGCCAAGCAGTTGTGCGATCGACTGCTCGGGTTCGCCAGCCCACTCGATCTTTATGCCGAGGAGATCGACCCCAAGACGGGCAGGCACCTCGGCAACTTCCCGCAAGCATTCACCCACCTGGCGCTCATCAACGCGGTCGTACACGTCATCCGGGCCGAGGAGGCGGGCGACACCGGAACATTCCAGCCCGCGCACGGACCCGCCTGA
- a CDS encoding VOC family protein, whose product MLDHLGIQCADITASAAFYDKVLAPLGGRRLMEYGDVVGYGVPPHPDFWISPLTPADAGFRENHIAFVSETRTAVDAFFAAAIESGAEILHEPREWPEYHPGYYGAFVRDPDGNNVEAVCHRPE is encoded by the coding sequence ATGCTGGATCACTTGGGAATTCAATGTGCTGATATCACCGCGAGTGCCGCGTTCTACGACAAGGTCCTGGCGCCCCTCGGTGGCAGACGGCTGATGGAATACGGCGATGTCGTCGGCTACGGGGTGCCGCCGCACCCAGACTTCTGGATCAGTCCGCTCACGCCTGCCGACGCCGGCTTCCGCGAGAACCACATCGCCTTCGTCTCGGAAACCCGCACGGCGGTCGACGCGTTCTTCGCCGCCGCCATCGAGTCGGGCGCCGAGATCCTCCACGAACCCCGCGAGTGGCCCGAATACCACCCCGGCTACTACGGCGCGTTCGTGCGCGACCCTGACGGCAACAACGTCGAGGCGGTCTGCCACCGACCCGAATAG
- a CDS encoding nitronate monooxygenase yields the protein MIDTWLTREFGLEVPILGAPMGGRAGGKLAGEVTRAGGLGLLGAARYATPEWIAAESAIAREIGGGALGIGMMTWALDDDDTLLEAALDERPRVISLSFGDPAPYVDRVHAAGALVVSQVNTVEDLRVVERAGVDFVIAQGGEAGGHTGRIGTLPLLQEVLDATPLPVVAAGGIGSGRGLAAVIAAGAEGAMIGTVLLASPETIGPEYARRKLIEAGSADTVYTSVFDQARDQPWPRRWGGRALANDYTERWHGRGADNETLSAAYDPADPNQGVVYAGEVAGLVTSELPAGDVVRTIAADAERLLRRTF from the coding sequence ATGATCGACACCTGGCTGACCCGCGAATTCGGGCTGGAGGTGCCGATCCTCGGCGCCCCGATGGGCGGCCGTGCCGGAGGCAAGCTCGCGGGCGAGGTGACCCGGGCCGGTGGGCTCGGGTTACTCGGAGCTGCGCGGTACGCCACCCCCGAGTGGATCGCTGCGGAGTCGGCCATTGCCCGCGAGATCGGTGGCGGCGCACTGGGTATCGGGATGATGACCTGGGCGCTCGACGATGACGACACCCTGCTCGAGGCGGCGCTCGACGAGAGGCCGCGGGTGATCTCCCTGTCCTTCGGTGACCCCGCGCCGTACGTCGACCGAGTGCACGCGGCGGGGGCACTCGTTGTCTCCCAAGTGAACACGGTCGAGGATCTTCGGGTGGTCGAGCGCGCGGGGGTCGACTTCGTCATTGCCCAGGGCGGAGAGGCCGGGGGCCACACCGGCCGGATCGGAACGCTACCGCTGTTACAGGAGGTCCTCGACGCGACCCCGTTGCCCGTCGTCGCAGCAGGCGGTATCGGCTCGGGCCGGGGTCTGGCCGCGGTGATCGCGGCCGGTGCGGAGGGCGCGATGATCGGCACAGTGCTCCTCGCGAGTCCCGAAACCATCGGCCCGGAGTACGCACGACGCAAGCTGATCGAGGCGGGTAGCGCCGACACCGTCTACACCTCGGTGTTCGACCAGGCACGCGATCAGCCATGGCCCCGTCGCTGGGGCGGCCGGGCCCTGGCGAACGACTACACCGAAAGATGGCACGGTCGCGGCGCTGACAACGAAACCCTTTCGGCCGCATACGATCCGGCCGATCCGAATCAGGGTGTCGTGTACGCCGGTGAAGTCGCCGGACTCGTCACATCGGAACTGCCCGCGGGTGACGTGGTGCGGACGATCGCGGCCGACGCCGAGCGACTGCTGCGCCGCACCTTCTGA
- the lepA gene encoding translation elongation factor 4 — protein MTSNFAETTFTDPSQIRNFCIIAHIDHGKSTLADRMLQLTGVVEERAMRAQYLDRMDIERERGITIKAQNVRLPWKVGDEEFVLHLIDTPGHVDFTYEVSRALEACEGAILLVDAAQGIEAQTLANLYLAMEKDLKIIPVLNKIDLPAADPERYAAEIAHITGCEPDDVLRVSGKTGVGVKELLDEVIRQVPAPVGEADAPARAMIFDSVYDAYRGVVTYVRVVDGRIKPREKITMMSTGTTHELLEVGIISPEPKPSVGLGVGEVGYLITGVKDVRQSRVGDTVTTTRNPANEPLVGYRDPKPMVYSGLYPMDGSDYPVLRDALDKLRLNDAALAYEPETSVALGFGFRCGFLGLLHMEITRDRLEREFGLELISTAPNVVYRVVMEDGSEQEVTNPSYWPEGKVREVYEPMAKCTVIAPSEYTGAIMELCQSRRGELGGMDYLSETRVELRYTLPMGEIMFDFFDALKSRTKGYASLDYEESGEQQSDLVKVDILLQGEAVDAFSSIVHRSNASAYGGRMTSKLRELIPRQQFEVPIQAAIGAKIISRENIRAIRKDVLAKCYGGDISRKRKLLEKQKEGKKRMKTIGRVEVPQEAFVAALTSEAAGAKPKK, from the coding sequence TTGACCAGCAACTTTGCGGAGACTACGTTCACGGATCCTTCGCAGATCCGGAACTTCTGCATCATCGCGCACATCGACCACGGCAAGTCGACGTTGGCGGACCGGATGCTGCAGCTCACCGGGGTCGTCGAGGAGCGCGCCATGCGTGCCCAGTACCTGGACCGCATGGATATCGAGCGCGAGCGTGGCATCACCATCAAGGCGCAGAATGTCCGGCTGCCGTGGAAGGTCGGTGACGAGGAGTTCGTCCTGCACCTCATCGACACCCCTGGCCACGTCGACTTCACGTACGAGGTCTCCCGTGCGCTCGAGGCATGCGAAGGCGCGATTCTCTTGGTCGACGCCGCGCAGGGAATCGAGGCGCAGACGCTCGCCAATCTGTACCTGGCGATGGAGAAGGACCTAAAGATCATCCCGGTCCTGAACAAGATCGATTTGCCGGCCGCCGATCCCGAGCGGTATGCCGCGGAGATCGCGCACATCACCGGCTGCGAGCCTGACGATGTGCTGCGGGTCTCCGGCAAGACCGGCGTCGGTGTCAAGGAACTCCTCGACGAGGTCATCCGACAAGTTCCCGCTCCCGTCGGCGAAGCCGATGCTCCGGCGCGCGCGATGATCTTCGACTCGGTGTACGACGCCTATCGCGGTGTGGTCACCTATGTGCGGGTCGTCGACGGCCGCATCAAGCCGCGCGAGAAGATCACGATGATGTCCACCGGCACCACACACGAACTCCTCGAGGTCGGGATTATCTCGCCAGAGCCCAAGCCGAGTGTGGGACTGGGCGTCGGCGAGGTCGGTTACCTCATCACCGGTGTGAAAGACGTGCGCCAGTCCCGCGTCGGCGACACGGTGACCACTACCCGCAACCCTGCGAACGAGCCTCTCGTGGGTTACCGCGATCCCAAGCCGATGGTCTATTCCGGCCTGTACCCGATGGACGGTTCGGACTATCCGGTGCTGCGCGACGCGCTGGACAAGCTTCGCCTCAACGATGCCGCGCTGGCCTACGAGCCGGAGACGTCCGTAGCCCTCGGCTTCGGGTTCCGCTGCGGGTTCCTGGGACTGCTGCACATGGAGATCACGCGGGACCGGCTCGAGCGCGAGTTCGGTCTGGAGCTGATCTCCACCGCCCCCAACGTCGTGTACCGCGTCGTGATGGAGGACGGATCCGAGCAGGAGGTGACCAACCCGTCGTACTGGCCTGAGGGCAAGGTGCGTGAGGTGTACGAACCGATGGCCAAGTGCACCGTGATTGCCCCGAGTGAGTACACCGGCGCGATCATGGAGCTGTGTCAGAGCCGACGCGGCGAACTCGGTGGCATGGACTACCTGTCCGAGACTCGCGTGGAACTGCGGTACACGCTGCCGATGGGCGAAATCATGTTCGACTTCTTCGATGCGCTCAAATCTCGCACCAAGGGTTACGCGAGCCTCGACTACGAGGAGTCCGGCGAACAGCAGTCCGATCTGGTGAAGGTGGACATCCTGTTGCAGGGCGAAGCCGTCGACGCATTCTCGTCGATCGTGCACCGCAGCAACGCGAGCGCGTACGGCGGCCGGATGACTTCGAAGCTGCGTGAGCTCATCCCGCGTCAGCAGTTCGAGGTACCGATCCAGGCCGCGATCGGTGCCAAGATCATTTCCCGTGAGAACATTCGTGCGATCCGTAAGGACGTGCTCGCCAAGTGCTACGGCGGCGACATCAGCCGTAAGCGCAAGCTGCTCGAGAAGCAGAAGGAAGGCAAGAAGCGGATGAAGACGATCGGTCGCGTGGAGGTGCCTCAGGAGGCCTTCGTCGCTGCGCTGACGTCCGAGGCGGCCGGCGCGAAGCCCAAGAAGTAG